The Candidatus Firestonebacteria bacterium RIFOXYD2_FULL_39_29 genome has a window encoding:
- a CDS encoding undecaprenyldiphospho-muramoylpentapeptide beta-N-acetylglucosaminyltransferase, with amino-acid sequence MKILIATGGTGGHIYPAVAFGREAKKNHQVIFIGGRGGMEEKIAVAEGFQFLPIPVGKILRRITLKNVSNMFNFTKGIFAATAAIRKEKPAVIIGFGGYVCAPVVIAGWFTGIPVTLHEQNAIPGLTNKVLMRFARKVFASFPGTEKAFKGKGVYTGNPVREEIGSLTKEKASQSLNIEAERSVLSIIGGSQGARSMNAVVFEALKKLKGGKVEVLWMTGEKDFSLYKDKLSEIGGLKPKLSAFFGNIQEIYAVTDLLIARAGASTISEVIKCSIPSIFIPFPAAANNHQVHNARSMAEKGAALMFEEKDLTAEKLADEIERLLFKNEGMASIKENIKKIITKDSAKIMLEELKKAI; translated from the coding sequence GTGAAAATACTGATTGCAACAGGCGGGACCGGAGGGCACATCTATCCTGCTGTTGCGTTTGGAAGAGAAGCTAAAAAAAATCATCAGGTGATATTTATCGGCGGGCGCGGAGGGATGGAAGAAAAAATTGCAGTAGCGGAAGGTTTTCAATTTCTTCCTATACCGGTGGGGAAGATATTAAGAAGGATCACTTTAAAGAACGTTTCAAATATGTTCAATTTTACAAAAGGGATATTTGCAGCAACGGCGGCAATAAGAAAAGAGAAGCCGGCGGTAATAATAGGTTTTGGCGGGTATGTTTGCGCACCGGTCGTTATAGCCGGATGGTTTACGGGCATTCCGGTTACTCTGCATGAGCAAAATGCGATACCCGGGCTTACGAATAAAGTTCTTATGAGATTTGCAAGGAAAGTATTTGCGAGCTTTCCCGGTACAGAGAAAGCTTTTAAAGGTAAAGGTGTTTACACCGGTAATCCCGTAAGGGAAGAGATAGGTTCTTTAACGAAAGAAAAGGCAAGTCAGTCCCTGAATATTGAGGCTGAAAGATCCGTGCTTTCTATAATCGGAGGCAGCCAGGGTGCCAGAAGCATGAACGCGGTTGTTTTTGAAGCTTTGAAAAAGCTAAAAGGCGGAAAAGTGGAAGTTCTATGGATGACAGGGGAAAAAGATTTTTCTCTTTATAAAGATAAGCTCTCCGAGATCGGCGGGTTAAAACCGAAATTATCGGCGTTCTTTGGAAACATACAGGAGATCTATGCTGTGACAGATCTTCTAATTGCAAGAGCGGGTGCCTCGACTATATCCGAGGTTATAAAATGTTCTATTCCTTCGATATTTATCCCGTTTCCCGCGGCGGCGAACAACCATCAGGTGCATAATGCACGGTCGATGGCGGAAAAAGGAGCGGCTTTGATGTTTGAAGAAAAAGACCTGACTGCCGAAAAGCTGGCGGATGAGATAGAAAGGCTTCTTTTTAAAAATGAAGGCATGGCGTCAATAAAGGAAAATATAAAAAAAATAATTACAAAAGACAGCGCGAAAATAATGTTAGAGGAGCTGAAAAAGGCGATATGA
- a CDS encoding cell division protein FtsW, whose product MYDLAPSRKRFDGGVILSALILLLAFGTVMVLSSSGIYANDKGQALHYYLMKQLFWIGVGSLGLIFFKNIKYEKLRELAKPLFIAAVISVFLVFVPHLGRKVGGARRWISLFGFTFEPSEFLKLAFILYVATAIERKQEVIKSFANGFVPFLVVFVCISGVLLLQPDMGSILMLLFVLGLMLFVGGVRLAHVLAVSLPMLPVGYMIIMRASYRSKRIKAFLDPWADPQGIGFQIVQSFIAFGSGGIFGKGLGGGTQKLFYLPEAHTDFIFAIVGEEVGLIGSTAVLLIFGFIIWKGIDIAIRLEDVFGKVLAVGITSWIGLQAFINMSVVTGLVPTKGLTLPFISYGGSSLLINMMAVGILLNLAKQVRR is encoded by the coding sequence GTGTACGACTTAGCACCCTCAAGAAAGCGGTTTGACGGCGGAGTTATTCTTTCTGCTCTCATTCTCCTTTTGGCTTTTGGAACCGTAATGGTGCTTTCTTCTTCCGGGATTTATGCCAACGATAAAGGACAGGCGCTGCATTATTATCTTATGAAACAGCTCTTTTGGATAGGTGTGGGAAGTTTAGGTCTTATTTTTTTTAAGAATATTAAATATGAAAAACTTCGTGAGCTGGCAAAACCGCTCTTTATCGCGGCCGTAATCTCGGTATTTCTGGTTTTTGTCCCGCACCTCGGCAGAAAAGTGGGAGGAGCCAGAAGATGGATATCGCTTTTCGGATTTACCTTTGAACCGAGCGAATTCCTGAAACTGGCGTTTATCCTTTATGTAGCAACGGCAATTGAGAGAAAACAGGAAGTAATTAAAAGTTTTGCTAACGGTTTTGTGCCGTTTTTAGTCGTTTTCGTCTGTATCTCAGGAGTTCTTCTGCTTCAGCCCGATATGGGTTCAATATTAATGCTGTTGTTTGTTCTGGGTTTAATGCTCTTTGTCGGAGGAGTAAGACTTGCTCATGTTTTAGCGGTTTCTCTTCCGATGCTTCCTGTCGGATATATGATCATAATGAGGGCCTCTTACAGGAGTAAAAGGATCAAAGCTTTTTTAGATCCCTGGGCAGACCCGCAGGGGATCGGGTTTCAAATAGTGCAGTCGTTTATCGCTTTTGGTTCCGGCGGCATCTTTGGTAAAGGTCTCGGAGGCGGCACCCAGAAGCTTTTCTATCTTCCGGAGGCGCATACGGATTTTATCTTTGCGATAGTAGGTGAAGAGGTCGGACTTATAGGATCTACAGCGGTTCTTTTGATCTTTGGTTTCATTATTTGGAAGGGCATTGATATTGCCATAAGGCTGGAAGATGTTTTCGGTAAAGTACTGGCGGTCGGGATAACTTCCTGGATAGGCCTTCAAGCTTTCATTAATATGTCGGTTGTAACGGGACTGGTTCCGACCAAGGGTTTGACTTTACCTTTTATCAGCTACGGCGGTTCGTCCTTACTTATAAATATGATGGCGGTGGGGATTTTGCTGAATTTGGCAAAACAGGTAAGAAGATAA
- a CDS encoding UDP-N-acetylmuramate--L-alanine ligase — translation MNKKTYKAHFVGIGGIGMSGIAEVLINLGYGVSGSDVKNSEIVENLKTKGASVNIGHAGKNVADAAPDVVVISSAVLADNPEVVEAKKRNIPVIPRAEILAELMRLKTGIAIAGTHGKTTTTSMAAVVWNEAGLDPTIVIGGKLNVINSNAKLGKGEYLVAEADESDGSFMHLSPVVIVVTNIDDDHLDFHHSMENLKHLFISFINKVPFYGVAVLCADDDNVRSILPSVEKKYITYAIKSKADITLKKLKVKKFGSEFEVLYRGKNLGKFVVNVPGVHNVLNALAVIGAAVETGIKPQAVKKGLAKFTGVMRRFEKLGEKHGVLVVDDYGHHPTEIMATLKAARMLKPKRLIAVFQPHRYSRTRILFEKFGRAFKEANMVVLTDIYAAGEKPIPNVTAELVANSIKNNGKKVVFIKNKEDIPGYLLDICRKGDLIIILGAGDIRKTGEDFAKRLIKS, via the coding sequence ATGAATAAAAAAACTTACAAAGCGCATTTTGTGGGAATAGGCGGTATTGGCATGAGTGGTATCGCTGAGGTTCTAATTAATCTGGGATACGGTGTTTCAGGCTCGGATGTTAAGAACTCCGAAATAGTCGAGAATCTTAAAACGAAGGGTGCTTCCGTAAATATCGGACACGCCGGAAAAAATGTTGCCGACGCAGCGCCGGATGTCGTGGTTATCTCGAGTGCGGTGCTGGCGGATAATCCGGAGGTAGTAGAAGCAAAGAAAAGAAATATTCCCGTAATTCCCAGGGCGGAGATACTTGCGGAATTAATGCGCCTTAAAACAGGCATTGCTATTGCAGGTACTCACGGGAAAACCACAACTACTTCTATGGCAGCGGTGGTCTGGAATGAAGCAGGTCTGGATCCGACAATAGTTATAGGCGGCAAACTTAATGTAATTAACAGTAATGCAAAACTGGGAAAAGGTGAATATCTGGTTGCTGAAGCCGATGAATCCGACGGTTCTTTTATGCATCTTAGTCCTGTTGTTATAGTTGTTACCAATATAGACGATGATCATCTTGATTTTCATCACAGCATGGAGAATTTAAAGCATCTCTTCATAAGCTTTATAAATAAGGTGCCGTTCTACGGTGTCGCGGTGCTTTGCGCGGATGATGATAATGTAAGAAGTATTTTACCGAGTGTGGAAAAGAAATATATAACCTACGCTATTAAGAGTAAAGCGGATATTACACTTAAAAAGCTTAAAGTAAAAAAGTTTGGCAGTGAATTTGAAGTGCTTTACCGCGGAAAAAACCTCGGGAAGTTCGTTGTTAATGTGCCCGGCGTGCATAATGTTCTTAATGCACTTGCCGTTATCGGTGCCGCCGTCGAGACAGGAATAAAACCGCAGGCGGTAAAGAAAGGCCTGGCGAAGTTTACCGGCGTAATGCGCAGGTTCGAAAAACTCGGAGAAAAGCACGGCGTGCTGGTGGTGGATGATTACGGGCACCACCCGACGGAGATTATGGCGACCTTAAAAGCGGCCCGGATGCTTAAGCCCAAAAGACTCATAGCGGTTTTTCAGCCGCACAGGTACAGCAGGACAAGGATACTCTTTGAAAAATTCGGCAGGGCGTTTAAAGAAGCCAATATGGTGGTGCTTACGGATATTTACGCGGCCGGTGAAAAACCGATACCTAATGTAACGGCGGAGCTGGTGGCTAACAGTATAAAAAATAACGGCAAAAAAGTGGTCTTTATAAAAAATAAAGAAGATATACCTGGGTATCTTTTGGATATCTGCAGGAAGGGAGACCTCATTATAATACTTGGGGCCGGAGATATCAGGAAGACCGGGGAAGATTTTGCGAAAAGACTTATTAAAAGCTAA
- a CDS encoding UDP-N-acetylenolpyruvoylglucosamine reductase, protein MKINENLSKYTTLGLGGPADCMIDVADMAGLKKVLLFVKKEKLPLTLLGGGSNVLVKDGGIKGLVIRLKENFSEIKVKGKEVICGGGAVLSGAVIIAAAKGLSGLEFAAGIPGTVGGAVVMNAGANAGEIKDVVKSITVIDKNAKIKKLNSKMAGFIYRGAKFAKNGNLIVVETTFKLKKSSKKAVKAKIFELLNKRKKSQPACWGTAGSVFKNPEGFFAGRLIDECGLKGKKSGKVEVSEKHGNFFINRGKSSKDFIKLIELVKKTVLKKTGVKLAEEIKILGEDK, encoded by the coding sequence ATGAAGATCAACGAAAACTTAAGTAAATATACCACACTGGGTCTTGGCGGGCCGGCGGACTGTATGATTGATGTTGCCGATATGGCGGGACTTAAAAAAGTGCTTTTATTTGTGAAAAAGGAAAAACTGCCGCTTACTCTGCTGGGAGGGGGAAGTAATGTTTTAGTAAAAGACGGAGGAATTAAAGGATTGGTAATCCGGTTAAAAGAAAATTTTTCAGAGATAAAGGTGAAAGGCAAAGAGGTCATTTGCGGCGGGGGAGCTGTACTCTCCGGTGCAGTGATAATAGCTGCGGCAAAAGGACTCTCCGGGCTCGAATTTGCGGCAGGCATACCCGGAACTGTCGGAGGCGCTGTGGTTATGAATGCCGGGGCAAATGCCGGGGAAATAAAAGATGTGGTTAAATCCATTACTGTAATAGACAAAAATGCGAAAATTAAAAAGTTAAACAGTAAAATGGCAGGTTTTATATATAGAGGGGCAAAGTTTGCAAAAAACGGCAATCTGATCGTGGTCGAAACAACTTTTAAGTTAAAGAAAAGCTCTAAAAAAGCCGTAAAAGCAAAGATATTTGAGCTTTTAAATAAAAGAAAAAAAAGCCAGCCGGCTTGCTGGGGTACCGCGGGTTCGGTATTCAAAAATCCGGAAGGTTTCTTTGCCGGTCGTTTGATAGATGAATGCGGATTAAAAGGCAAGAAATCCGGAAAAGTTGAAGTATCGGAAAAGCACGGAAATTTCTTTATTAATCGAGGGAAATCCTCAAAGGATTTTATAAAACTTATAGAGCTTGTAAAAAAGACAGTGCTTAAGAAAACCGGAGTAAAGCTGGCTGAAGAAATAAAAATATTAGGAGAGGATAAGTGA